The following DNA comes from Rhodanobacteraceae bacterium.
TTGGACCCGGGGATACACAGACGCAGTCCAGGAACCTCGGCCCCGGGGCCAGACGGACGTTCCCATGACCCAGTTGAGGAAAATTCCATGAACCAGATTGCGAATCGCCAAGTCCCCTTGGTTGCAGCCTTGTTGCTCGCCCTGTCGGCAAGCCCGGTCTTCGCTGGCCAGACCTGCGAACAAAGTCCGGGCAACGATGGCGGTGCCAGCGCCTCCGGCGTCGATGCTTTCGCCTGTGGCAGCAATGCCAATGCATCGGGTGTGCGCTCCACTGCCGTGGGCACCCGCGCCCGGGCCAGTGATGAGGAAACCGTGGCCCTCGGTGCCGACAGCGTGGCCTCGGGCTTCCATTCCTCGGCGCTCGGCCAGCAGTCGCTGGCCTCCGGCCGCGGCGCTACCGCCGTGGGCTGGCGCGCGGTTGCCAGCGGTGATCTGTCGACGGCCACCGGCAACGACGCCATCGCCAGCGGCGCCAACAGCACCGCCAACGGCCGATCCTCTCGCGCCACCGGCGACAACAGCACGGCCGTGGGTCAGGACGCGCAGGCCACCGGCGTCAACAGCACCGCCGTAGGCCAGGGATCGCGCGCGACCGGTGAAGACGCGACTGCCCTGGGTCAGGGCGCCGTGGCCAGCGGTTTCCATTCCAGCGCCCTGGGTGCGCAGTCGGTCGCCAGCGGCCGCGGCGCCACCGCGACTGGTTGGCAGGCACAGGCGACGGGCGAGCTGTCGACGGCGACCGGTAATGCCGCAGTTGCCAGCGGCACCAACAGCACGGCCACCGGGCGCGCGGCGCAGGCCACCAATGTCAACACCACGGCCACCGGCCAGGGCGCCGTTGCTTCTGGTGAAGACGCCACGGCCACCGGTCAGGGCGCGGTCTCCAGCGGCTTCCATTCCACCGCCACCGGCGCGCTGGCATCGGCTTCCGGTCGCGGTGCCACTGCCACCGGCTGGCAGTCGATCGCCTCGGGCGAACTGTCGACCGCCACCGGCAACGCTGCGGTCGCCAGCGGCGCCAATAGCACCGCCACCGGTCGCGCCGCCAGCGCCACGGGCGCGAACTCGACCGCGACCGGTCAGGGCGCTGCGGCCAGCAGCATCAACTCGACTGCGCTGGGTCAGGGCGCCGTGGCTTCCGACGAAGACGCACTGGCCGTGGGTCAGGGCGCGCAGGCGACGGGCTTCCATTCGACCGCCAGTGGCACGCAAGCGGTGGCTTCCGGTCGCGGCGGCACGGCCAGCGGCTGGCAGGCCCAAGCCACCGGTTCGCTGTCGACAGCGATGGGTAATTCGGCGATCGCCAGTGGCGCCAACAGCACGGCTGTCGGTCGCGCTGCCAGCGCCAGCGGTTCCGACAGCGTGGCGCTAGGCGCCGGCGCCAGTGCGACCGCCAGCGGTAGTGTGGCCCTGGGCAATGGCTCCACCAATGACCGTGCCAACACGGTGTCGGTGGGTTCGGCCAGCAACCAGCGCCAGATCACCAACGTCGCCAACGGCACGGCGCGCACCGATGCCGCCAACTTCGGGCAGCTGACCGATGGCCTCGACGATCTGCGTGGCTATGTGGACACCCGCTTTGACGAAACAGATCAACGCATCGACAAGTTCGGCGCCATGAATGCGGCGATGTCGACCATGCTGGCGAGCGCCTCAGGCGTCCAGAGTGACAATCGCATTGCCGCAGGCGTGGGCTTCTCCGGCGGCGAGTCGGCCTTCGCCGTCGGCTACCAGCGCAAGCTCAGCGAGCGCGCCACGTTCACGCTCGGCGGCTCGTTCACCAATGACGAGAGCAGTGCCGGCCTGGGCTTTGGCTACGGCTGGTAAGATCCGCCAGGCAAGTTCGGCCTGGTCAGAAGGATGAGCGGCAGGTGAAATCCCGGTCTTGGCCGGGATTTCACGTTTGCGGAAATGCAAGGGTTGTTGTGCGGTCAGGGCGTGGCGCTCGTTTTATGCTTTTGACTCCACAACCTCGCTGAGCCGCGCCATGAACAACTCCATTCGCTTTGTTTCCGTCGCTGTCGTATTGCTTGGGCTGTGCACCGATCTGGCCCAGGCGGGACAAACTTGCGGCGATGTTTCGGGCCAGTCCACCGGCGCCAGGGCATCCGGTGACGATGCATTTGCCTGCGGTACTGATGCCCAGGCTGACGGGACCCGCTCCTTGGCGCTCGGGACCAGGTCCCGTGCCACGGATGCCGACACCGTGGCGGTAGGCACCGACGCGCAGGCGTCCGGACTGGGTGGGCTTGCGGTGGGCTCGCAGTCCGCTGCTTCCGGTCGGCGCTCCACCGCCATCGGCACCGGTTCCGCGGCCAGCGGTGACTTGTCGACTGCCATCGGCGGCAATTCGATCGCCAGCGGCGCCAACAGCACGGCCAACGGCTACCAGGCGCGCGCCACCAGACAGGGAGCTACTGCGCTTGGAAATCAGGCGCTCGCCAGCGCCGAATCGACGACGGCTGTCGGTCAACTCGCCGCGGCAACAGCGGTCCAGAGCACTGCGGTTGGCACTGCCGCGCAGGCAACCGGTACGCGCAGTTCGGCGCTGGGGACGCGTGCGGAGGCGTCCGGCGACGACTCGACGGCCATCGGCGAAGAAGCCGACGCCAGCGGGTTGAACGCGAGTGCCTTCGGCGCCCAGGCTGTGGCGAGTGGCGAGAACAGTACGGCAGCGGGCCAGGGGGCTCGGGCCAGCGGGGCGAATTCCACCGCCAACGGCCAGGGTGCCGTTGCATCTGCACAAGCTACCACCGCCGTTGGCCAGGGCGCGGTGGCCAGCAGTGCCAACGCCGTGGCTTTGGGAAGCAATGCCAGTGCATCCGCTGCCAACAGTGTGGCGCTCGGTGGTGGATCGACCAACGACCGCGCCAACACCGTGTCGGTGGGGTCAGCCAGCAACCAGCGTCAGATCACCAATGTCGCCAATGGTACTCAGCGTAACGACGCGGTGAACTTCGGCCAATTCACCGACGGGCTCACCGATCTGCGCGGCTACGTCGATCGGCGATTCTTCGAGCAGGATGAGCGCATCGACAGGTTCGGCGCCATGAATGCGGCGATGTCGACCATGCTGGCCAGTGCCTCGGGGATCCCGAGTGACAACCGGGTTGCCGCAGGCGTGGGCTTCTCCGGCGGCGAGTCGGCCTTCGCCGTGGGCTACCAGCGCAAGCTCAGCGAGCGCGCCACGTTCACGCTCGGCGGTTCTTTCACCAATGACGAGAGCAGCGCCGGCCTCGGCTTTGGCTTCGGCTGGTAGGCGTAAGGCCGTCTGCAAGGCAATGCTCGCGGACGGCATTTCTGAATCCGCCGCGCCCGGACTTGTCCGGGCGTTTTTTCTGCCTTCGAGCCTCCGCAGTCGCCGCTTTCGCAGGTCCGGACGCTGTTGATGCTCCAGGTCGGACGCAGAGCGCCCGGACAAGTTAGGAAAACCGCGTGTTCAGGCGGCCTCCGCCATCGGCGCTCGGCCCGCCTCCAGTGCCTGCGCCAGATCGGACCACAGGTCTTCGGCATCCTCGATACCCACGGACATCCTCAGCAGACCATCGCTGATGCCATGCTCAGCGCGCGCCTGCGCATCGACGATGCGATGGGTCAGGGCGGCCGGGCGCTGGATCAGGGAGTCGACCGACCCCAGGCTGACGGCCGGCGTGATCAGTTGCAGCGACCGCAGCATGCGATCGGCCTCGGCGCCCGAGTGCATCTCGAAGGCCAGCACCGAGCCCGGCCCCGCCATCTGCCGATTGAGGATGGCGTTCTGCCGCTGGCCGCCCATGCCCGGGTAGTGCACCTTGGCGATCTGCGGATGGCGTGAAAGGCGCAATGCCAGTTGCTGGGCATTTTCCTGGGCCGCCAGCACCCTCAGGCGCAGCGTAGATAGACCGCGCAGCAGGAGAAAAGCCGCCAGCGGGTGCAGGATGGCGCCGGTCAGGATGCGTACCTGGCGCAGTTTTCCTGCGAATTCGGCACCGCAGGCGACTACGCCTGCGACCACATCACCATGGCCGCCCAGGAACTTGGTGGCGCTGTGCAGCACCATGGCGGCACCATGGTCCAGCGGGCGCTGCAGGATGGGTGTGGCAAAGGTCGAGTCGACCAATACCGGCACCGAACCTGCCTGCCGAACGATCGCCTCGATATCGACCAGTTCCACGGTCGGATTGGCGGGCGTCTCGATCATCACCAGGGCCGTGTCCGGCCGGATCGCCGCGCCCACCGCGTCGGCATCGACAAAGCTGACCTCGGTGCCGAGCAGGCCGGTGGCCAGCAGATGGTCGGTGCCGCCGTACAAGGGACGCACCGCCACCACATGCCGCCCCTGATCCCCAAGCGCCAGCAGCACGCCCGTCAGCGCGGCCATGCCGGAGCCGAAGGCCACCGCTTGCTGCGCTCCTTCCAGGGTAGCCAGCGCCCGTTCGAAGCGCGCAACGGTGGGATTGTGCAGGCGGGCGTAGACCGGATTGACGGCATTCTCGGCTCCACCGACGAAGGCTTCCAGGCTGGCGGCGGCCGCATCCGGATCCGGCGTGGGATAGGTGCTGGACAGATCAATGGGGGTCACGTGTACGCCGAGCGAACAGAGGTCCTCGCGACCGGCATGTACCACTTGTGTGGCGATGCGCTGTTTCATGACCATCCCTCCCGATTTGCATTTCCAGTCACTAGCGTAGACTTTGGGCGTGCGCCTGGCGGGACCGCCGACGATCATTCGGAGAAAAGCCATGAAGATCGATCTGGACCGAATCGATATCGAATTGGTGCGGCTTCTGCGGAAGCATGCTCGGCTGAGCAACAAGGATCTGGCCGAGGCCGTTGGCGTGGCGCCGTCGACGGCGCTGGAGCGCGTGCGCCGTTTGCGCGAAACCGGGGTCATCCAGGGCTTTCACGCCGAGCTCGATGCCGAGGCCCTGGGCATCGCCCTGCAGGCCATGGTGGCGGTGCGCCTGGCCCGGCATTCACGCGAGATGGTCGATGCTTTCCATGATCATCTGCTTGGCCTGACCGAAGTCCTGGCCTTCTATCACGTCGCCGGCGCTGACGACTTCCTGGTGCACGTCGCCGTGCGCGACAGCGCCCACCTGCGCGGGTTTCTGCTGGCGGCATTCACCCAGCGCGAAGAAGTGGCGCACATCGAGACCCATCTGATCTTCGAGTTCCGGCGCAATCCGGACGTGCCGGTCTATGTGCGGCCGGAGTAGCGCGCATCAGGGTGCGCCCATGGTCTCGGCGAAGAAATTGTCCATCATCAGATAGGCGCGGCGGGCGCTGTCGGGGTTGTACTGGGCCTGACCGGTTGCATTGGCGTCGGGGTCGGTGAAGGAATGCACCGAGTTGCCGAATTTGACCAACTGCCAGTCGGCCTTGGCGGCGCGCATTTCGGCTTCAAAGGCACTCACTTCGTCTGCAGGTACGTAGGGATCGTCGGCACCGTGCAGGACCAGCACCTTGGTCTTCAGTGTGCCGGGCTGGGTCGGGGCCGTTGTCGCCAGGCCACCGTGGAATGAGACCACACCCGCCAGCGGCGTGCCGATGCGCGCCAGTTCCAGTACCACGGTGCCGCCGAAGCAGAAGCCGATGGCGCCGATCCGATCGCGATCGATCGGCGCCGAGTCCTGCTCGATCAGCGTCTTCAGTGCCGTCGTGATGCGCCGGTGCATCAGGTCCAGATCGCCCTTGACGGCGCCAGCGGCCTTGCCGGCTTCGCCACCATTCGCCGGGCGGATGTCCTTGCCATACATGTCTACCACATAGACCGTGTAACCGCGTTCGGCGATGAG
Coding sequences within:
- a CDS encoding YadA-like family protein; this translates as MNNSIRFVSVAVVLLGLCTDLAQAGQTCGDVSGQSTGARASGDDAFACGTDAQADGTRSLALGTRSRATDADTVAVGTDAQASGLGGLAVGSQSAASGRRSTAIGTGSAASGDLSTAIGGNSIASGANSTANGYQARATRQGATALGNQALASAESTTAVGQLAAATAVQSTAVGTAAQATGTRSSALGTRAEASGDDSTAIGEEADASGLNASAFGAQAVASGENSTAAGQGARASGANSTANGQGAVASAQATTAVGQGAVASSANAVALGSNASASAANSVALGGGSTNDRANTVSVGSASNQRQITNVANGTQRNDAVNFGQFTDGLTDLRGYVDRRFFEQDERIDRFGAMNAAMSTMLASASGIPSDNRVAAGVGFSGGESAFAVGYQRKLSERATFTLGGSFTNDESSAGLGFGFGW
- a CDS encoding dienelactone hydrolase family protein, which produces MPLIAAACLVSSSASAALTDTPLSFTLDGTEFAGTLVHDDAQPAKRSILMVPNWMGINEANMAQAHLIAERGYTVYVVDMYGKDIRPANGGEAGKAAGAVKGDLDLMHRRITTALKTLIEQDSAPIDRDRIGAIGFCFGGTVVLELARIGTPLAGVVSFHGGLATTAPTQPGTLKTKVLVLHGADDPYVPADEVSAFEAEMRAAKADWQLVKFGNSVHSFTDPDANATGQAQYNPDSARRAYLMMDNFFAETMGAP
- a CDS encoding aminotransferase class I/II-fold pyridoxal phosphate-dependent enzyme, encoding MVMKQRIATQVVHAGREDLCSLGVHVTPIDLSSTYPTPDPDAAAASLEAFVGGAENAVNPVYARLHNPTVARFERALATLEGAQQAVAFGSGMAALTGVLLALGDQGRHVVAVRPLYGGTDHLLATGLLGTEVSFVDADAVGAAIRPDTALVMIETPANPTVELVDIEAIVRQAGSVPVLVDSTFATPILQRPLDHGAAMVLHSATKFLGGHGDVVAGVVACGAEFAGKLRQVRILTGAILHPLAAFLLLRGLSTLRLRVLAAQENAQQLALRLSRHPQIAKVHYPGMGGQRQNAILNRQMAGPGSVLAFEMHSGAEADRMLRSLQLITPAVSLGSVDSLIQRPAALTHRIVDAQARAEHGISDGLLRMSVGIEDAEDLWSDLAQALEAGRAPMAEAA
- a CDS encoding Lrp/AsnC family transcriptional regulator; this translates as MKIDLDRIDIELVRLLRKHARLSNKDLAEAVGVAPSTALERVRRLRETGVIQGFHAELDAEALGIALQAMVAVRLARHSREMVDAFHDHLLGLTEVLAFYHVAGADDFLVHVAVRDSAHLRGFLLAAFTQREEVAHIETHLIFEFRRNPDVPVYVRPE
- a CDS encoding YadA-like family protein is translated as MNQIANRQVPLVAALLLALSASPVFAGQTCEQSPGNDGGASASGVDAFACGSNANASGVRSTAVGTRARASDEETVALGADSVASGFHSSALGQQSLASGRGATAVGWRAVASGDLSTATGNDAIASGANSTANGRSSRATGDNSTAVGQDAQATGVNSTAVGQGSRATGEDATALGQGAVASGFHSSALGAQSVASGRGATATGWQAQATGELSTATGNAAVASGTNSTATGRAAQATNVNTTATGQGAVASGEDATATGQGAVSSGFHSTATGALASASGRGATATGWQSIASGELSTATGNAAVASGANSTATGRAASATGANSTATGQGAAASSINSTALGQGAVASDEDALAVGQGAQATGFHSTASGTQAVASGRGGTASGWQAQATGSLSTAMGNSAIASGANSTAVGRAASASGSDSVALGAGASATASGSVALGNGSTNDRANTVSVGSASNQRQITNVANGTARTDAANFGQLTDGLDDLRGYVDTRFDETDQRIDKFGAMNAAMSTMLASASGVQSDNRIAAGVGFSGGESAFAVGYQRKLSERATFTLGGSFTNDESSAGLGFGYGW